The following are from one region of the Methanobacterium veterum genome:
- a CDS encoding glycoside hydrolase family 15 protein, giving the protein MENKFKDIENYGIIGNLETCALIGSDGSIDWMCLPYLESPSIFAAILDNKRGGHFAIQPVSKFSSFQVYIKETNILQTTFNTPFGMVTITDFMPVNLYDGTKHHRTLYRKVKCIEGHIRLELSFKPRFNYAKDVPDFKLIEGGALCSFEDNELFLNTVVPLKIKEDEITSQFNMRKDMEIWFVLQYNQQDHYSPEYPPDYDKFNKKLDSLQKYWQNWTYKCQKICILEDIWHDIIARSGLVLKLLANPESGAIAAAATTSLPECTGGVRNWDYRYAWIRDSAYTIQALFHLEHVQESQDYMRWINSIIKQDTHPSDIRIMYPLHKDEAVEEQMLEYLSGYKQSSPVRIGNAAVNQKQLDIYGELINAIYDTTRYGKDISDKTWEFIKNFVDYICEVWNTKDRGIWEIRGEAQHYVHSKLMCWVAVDRGIKIAKFKKTETSCNWEETKNEIETAILEKGFNKELNSFVQSFDSNAIDATTLLIPRMGLLPYDDPRVHGTIEAVMKNLMTEKGLVYRYKNEDGLPGDEGCFLLCSFWLVDSLALSGRLDEAISIFVNVLQLMSPLGLLAEEIDPKTGKLLGNFPQAFSHIGLVNSALYIGIARGRKHKGPKPQGFKHSVPYKEEKFKIKK; this is encoded by the coding sequence ATGGAAAATAAATTTAAAGATATTGAAAATTACGGCATTATAGGAAACCTTGAAACATGTGCCCTTATTGGTAGTGATGGATCTATAGATTGGATGTGTCTCCCCTACCTGGAATCGCCTTCAATTTTTGCAGCAATTTTAGATAACAAACGAGGAGGACATTTTGCTATTCAGCCTGTCTCAAAATTCAGCTCATTTCAGGTTTATATTAAAGAAACCAATATCCTTCAAACCACATTCAATACTCCCTTTGGAATGGTTACAATAACTGATTTTATGCCCGTCAATCTTTATGACGGGACTAAACACCATAGAACTCTTTATCGGAAAGTTAAGTGCATTGAAGGGCATATTCGGCTTGAATTAAGTTTCAAGCCACGTTTTAATTATGCCAAGGATGTTCCTGATTTCAAGTTAATAGAAGGAGGGGCACTATGCAGTTTTGAGGATAATGAGCTATTTTTAAATACAGTTGTTCCACTCAAAATCAAAGAGGATGAAATAACAAGCCAGTTCAACATGAGAAAGGACATGGAAATATGGTTTGTCCTTCAATATAACCAGCAGGATCATTATTCTCCAGAGTATCCTCCAGATTATGATAAGTTTAATAAAAAATTAGATTCCCTGCAGAAATACTGGCAAAACTGGACTTACAAATGCCAAAAAATCTGTATCCTTGAAGATATCTGGCATGATATCATTGCCCGCTCTGGTTTAGTACTTAAATTACTGGCAAATCCAGAGAGCGGGGCAATTGCAGCTGCTGCCACAACTTCTCTCCCAGAATGTACAGGAGGAGTAAGAAATTGGGACTACCGTTATGCATGGATTAGGGATTCAGCGTATACTATACAGGCACTTTTCCACCTTGAACATGTACAGGAATCCCAGGATTACATGAGATGGATTAACAGCATTATAAAACAGGACACTCATCCTTCAGATATCCGCATAATGTACCCACTCCATAAAGACGAGGCCGTTGAAGAACAGATGCTGGAATATCTTTCAGGTTACAAACAATCAAGCCCGGTTAGGATAGGAAATGCTGCAGTTAACCAAAAACAGCTCGATATTTATGGGGAACTAATAAATGCCATTTATGATACCACCCGTTATGGGAAGGATATTTCAGATAAAACATGGGAATTTATAAAAAATTTTGTTGACTATATCTGCGAAGTCTGGAACACTAAAGACCGCGGGATATGGGAAATAAGGGGCGAAGCCCAACATTATGTGCATTCAAAACTTATGTGCTGGGTAGCTGTTGATCGGGGGATTAAAATAGCAAAATTTAAGAAGACTGAGACTTCCTGCAACTGGGAAGAAACAAAAAATGAGATAGAAACTGCAATACTGGAAAAAGGTTTTAATAAAGAATTAAACAGTTTTGTTCAATCATTTGATTCAAATGCCATCGATGCAACAACACTGCTCATTCCAAGAATGGGACTGCTGCCCTATGACGATCCACGAGTTCATGGCACTATTGAAGCTGTCATGAAAAATTTAATGACTGAAAAAGGTCTTGTCTACCGCTACAAAAATGAAGACGGACTTCCCGGAGATGAAGGCTGCTTTTTACTTTGTTCTTTTTGGCTTGTAGATTCTCTTGCCCTCTCTGGAAGGTTAGATGAAGCTATAAGTATATTCGTTAATGTACTCCAGTTAATGAGCCCTTTAGGCCTTCTGGCTGAAGAAATAGATCCCAAAACCGGTAAATTGCTCGGAAATTTCCCTCAAGCGTTCAGCCACATAGGTCTAGTTAACAGCGCATTATATATAGGAATAGCCAGAGGTAGAAAACATAAAGGACCTAAACCTCAAGGATTCAAACACAGCGTGCCGTATAAAGAAGAAAAATTCAAAATAAAGAAATAG